The DNA window CCCAGGAAGTGTGCGGTGCGCAGCAGGGCTCCCAGGTTCCGAGGGTCTTGGATCTCGTCCAGGATTAGCCACAGACGCCGCGCCGCCGGTCCCTCCTCTGGCCAGTCCTCGCTGCCTTCCGGCCAGGCTTTGGGGACTAGCGGGGCCACCTCCATGCACACGCCCTGATGAACTTGACCCCTGCACAAAGCATCCAGCTCCCGGCGCTGCATCAGCTGCACTGGGATGCCCTGGGCCTCGGCGGCCCGGGCCAGCTCAGCCCGCTCCCCGCTCCCCGCGCCCCCTTTTAGTAGGAGGAGACGGGCCACATCCCGCCGGGAAGCCCGCAGGGCTAGGGCACAGGGCGCCAGCCCGAACAGGACTTCGTGCCGGCGGGCCTGGGGCAGGTCGTCCTCCCGGAGGCAGAACAGCTCCACGCCCCCTGGCCGGGCCTCGGGCCGGGGCCCCGACTTCCAGGGGGGCCTCCTCGCGGGCGAGCTGTTCCGAGAGAGGAGCCGCGCCGAGAGAAAGGCCAGAGCGCACCTGGCAGGGGCCCCGGGGCGAGGCTGCAGTCGCAGCATGTCGCGCACTTGCCACCCGGCTGCAGTCGGATCT is part of the Dromiciops gliroides isolate mDroGli1 chromosome 4, mDroGli1.pri, whole genome shotgun sequence genome and encodes:
- the MRM1 gene encoding rRNA methyltransferase 1, mitochondrial isoform X2, whose product is MLRLQPRPGAPARCALAFLSARLLSRNSSPARRPPWKSGPRPEARPGGVELFCLREDDLPQARRHEVLFGLAPCALALRASRRDVARLLLLKGGAGSGERAELARAAEAQGIPVQLMQRRELDALCRGQVHQGVCMEVAPLVPKAWPEGSEDWPEEGPAARRLWLILDEIQDPRNLGALLRTAHFLGVDKVITSKRNSCPLTPVVSKASAGVMEVMDVFATDDLPGLLKAKAGQGWLVAGTVGFPGPGIAQSSDVPITSCLEFLWDRSTLLVLGNEGSGLSHEVRSLCHVLLTVLPRRERAPQVESLNVSVAADCSASAEPEPRASQGLRVWIPEVDEEPRPGRERPKGS